A single Methanospirillum lacunae DNA region contains:
- the ftsZ gene encoding cell division protein FtsZ, whose product MRSIVEEALNRAKTESQPPQNNSDLDAVLKSMMTKIAVIGCGGGGSNTISRMHDEGITGTTLYAVNTDAMHLATVRADHRILIGRQRTRGLGAGSYPQVGEEAALESEHEIHRAVDNADMVFITAGLGGGTGTGCAPVVAKAAHEEGALTIAVVTLPFTAEGAIRSENAESGLERLREVADTVIVVPNDRLIEVVPKLPLSAAFKVADEVLMRAVKGITELITVPGLVNLDFADIRAVMEKGGVAMIGMGESDATDKAADSVRKAIRSPLLDIDISGATSALVNVTGGPDMTMAEAEGVVEEVYNLIDPDARIIWGAQIDPTMQGSIRTLLILTGVRSPQIYGRNEKSNPKFQRHFEIDFLK is encoded by the coding sequence ATGAGATCTATTGTCGAAGAGGCATTAAACAGGGCGAAAACAGAGAGCCAGCCACCGCAGAATAACAGCGATCTGGATGCTGTTCTCAAGTCCATGATGACAAAAATAGCTGTCATCGGATGTGGGGGGGGAGGATCCAATACCATAAGCAGGATGCACGACGAAGGGATTACTGGAACCACTCTCTATGCAGTAAATACTGATGCCATGCATCTTGCAACTGTCCGTGCGGATCACCGGATTCTCATTGGAAGACAACGAACCCGTGGTCTTGGAGCAGGATCCTATCCTCAAGTGGGTGAGGAGGCAGCATTAGAGAGTGAGCATGAGATCCACCGAGCTGTTGATAATGCAGACATGGTTTTCATCACGGCAGGGCTTGGAGGGGGAACCGGCACCGGTTGTGCACCTGTTGTTGCCAAGGCAGCACATGAAGAAGGAGCCCTGACCATTGCGGTTGTAACCCTTCCATTCACAGCTGAAGGAGCTATTAGATCAGAGAATGCGGAATCCGGCCTTGAACGTCTCCGTGAAGTAGCGGACACTGTGATTGTGGTGCCAAATGATCGGCTCATAGAGGTGGTGCCGAAATTACCACTATCAGCAGCATTTAAGGTTGCAGACGAAGTCCTGATGCGTGCAGTGAAAGGTATAACCGAGTTAATCACTGTCCCGGGACTTGTAAACCTTGACTTTGCTGATATCAGGGCAGTCATGGAAAAGGGAGGGGTTGCCATGATTGGAATGGGTGAGAGTGATGCCACAGATAAGGCAGCAGATTCTGTGCGCAAGGCCATCAGATCCCCTCTCCTGGACATAGATATATCTGGCGCGACGTCTGCTCTTGTAAATGTTACCGGGGGTCCAGACATGACAATGGCAGAGGCAGAAGGGGTTGTTGAAGAGGTGTATAACCTGATTGACCCAGATGCACGTATCATCTGGGGAGCTCAGATCGATCCGACTATGCAGGGTTCAATCCGTACCCTCCTGATTTTAACAGGTGTTCGGTCGCCACAAATATATGGAAGAAATGAGAAAAGTAACCCGAAATTTCAGAGACACTTTGAGATAGACTTTCTGAAGTGA
- a CDS encoding proteasome-activating nucleotidase, with translation MDYPDSSLPRDNVIRDQSLAYQIRLQELEAQNLELSIRTEELFKENVVLKRENSQLKRMPLFVAVVVDIFPSGEIYLRQMGNNQEYITTISEELQPDIKPGCKVAVNNALSIVKVLEETYDSRVRVMELEESPDVTFELVGGLSSEIEEVREAVEYPLTKPEVFERIGVEPPKGILLFGPPGTGKTLVAKAVAHNAKATFIRMSGSELVHKFIGEGAQMVRELFTLARDRAPSIVFIDEIDAIGTTRTNDGTSGSAEVQRTLMQLLAEMDGFDNRGDVRIMAATNRVDMLDAALLRPGRFDRVIQVPLPDEKARLEILKIHTRRMTLDESVNLNNFANETESFTGAQLQAICREAGMFAVRRDAWAVTGDDIHEAIIKVRRDEPRSDSRMYI, from the coding sequence ATGGATTATCCCGACTCTTCCCTGCCACGGGACAACGTGATACGGGATCAGTCCCTGGCCTACCAAATACGGCTACAGGAACTCGAGGCCCAAAACCTCGAACTCTCTATCCGCACAGAGGAACTATTCAAAGAGAATGTTGTTCTGAAGCGTGAGAACAGTCAGCTAAAACGAATGCCACTATTTGTTGCAGTGGTAGTAGATATTTTTCCGTCAGGTGAGATCTACCTCCGTCAGATGGGCAATAATCAGGAATATATTACTACTATCTCTGAAGAACTTCAGCCAGATATCAAACCCGGATGTAAGGTTGCGGTCAATAACGCACTCTCCATTGTTAAAGTTCTTGAGGAAACATATGACTCGAGGGTCCGGGTAATGGAACTTGAAGAATCACCAGATGTAACATTCGAACTTGTGGGAGGATTAAGCTCAGAGATTGAAGAGGTCCGGGAGGCAGTTGAATACCCTCTAACCAAACCTGAAGTGTTTGAACGTATTGGTGTTGAACCACCTAAGGGTATCCTCCTTTTCGGGCCTCCTGGAACTGGAAAAACTCTCGTTGCAAAGGCTGTAGCTCATAATGCAAAGGCAACATTCATAAGGATGTCAGGGAGTGAACTTGTTCACAAGTTTATCGGAGAAGGAGCACAGATGGTTCGTGAACTGTTCACATTAGCCCGTGATCGTGCCCCATCGATTGTATTTATCGATGAAATTGATGCTATCGGAACAACGAGGACTAACGACGGAACTTCAGGAAGTGCAGAGGTACAGCGGACCTTGATGCAACTACTTGCAGAGATGGATGGTTTTGATAATCGGGGTGATGTCAGAATAATGGCTGCAACAAACAGGGTTGATATGCTGGATGCTGCTCTGTTAAGACCTGGCCGATTTGACAGAGTAATCCAGGTGCCACTTCCAGATGAAAAAGCCAGACTTGAAATCCTGAAAATTCACACCCGCAGGATGACATTAGATGAGAGTGTTAATCTGAACAATTTCGCTAATGAAACTGAAAGTTTCACTGGAGCCCAATTACAGGCGATCTGTCGGGAAGCAGGGATGTTTGCTGTCAGGAGGGATGCATGGGCTGTCACCGGCGATGATATCCATGAAGCAATAATAAAGGTCAGGCGTGATGAACCCCGTTCAGACTCCAGGATGTACATCTGA
- a CDS encoding epoxyqueuosine reductase, whose product MTSSNISSKSSDIITSELSSLLISEGASIIGIADIQGINENPFPDLPVAVSIGCQLTPTVISMINHGPTEAYIQEYNRVNQKLLNFADICIRYIKKEGFRAVTVEPTPSQVYLNHLYDTFSHKTAATRAGIGWIGKCALLVTRTWGSAIRLTTVFSDAPLKIGQPVVQSECGECTICTNLCPASAPSGKNWNPGLIRDEFWDANACFLQCEKTQKNRQMSAQVCGICISICPYTQRFIKDSS is encoded by the coding sequence ATGACATCTTCGAACATTAGCAGTAAAAGTTCTGATATTATTACATCTGAATTATCTTCTCTCCTTATTTCTGAAGGAGCATCTATTATAGGTATTGCAGATATTCAGGGAATTAATGAAAATCCATTCCCTGATTTACCTGTTGCAGTATCTATCGGTTGTCAACTAACCCCTACTGTCATCTCGATGATAAACCATGGTCCAACTGAAGCATATATCCAAGAATATAATCGTGTTAATCAGAAATTATTGAATTTCGCAGATATTTGTATAAGGTATATCAAAAAAGAAGGATTCAGGGCTGTAACTGTTGAACCAACCCCTTCGCAGGTCTATCTGAACCATCTATATGATACATTTTCACATAAGACTGCGGCAACTCGTGCTGGTATTGGATGGATAGGGAAGTGTGCACTACTTGTAACCCGAACGTGGGGGTCAGCCATCAGACTTACTACTGTCTTTTCGGATGCTCCATTAAAGATCGGACAACCAGTTGTTCAATCAGAATGTGGGGAATGCACTATTTGTACTAATTTATGTCCCGCATCGGCCCCATCTGGTAAAAACTGGAATCCTGGATTAATCCGTGATGAGTTCTGGGATGCCAATGCCTGTTTTCTTCAGTGTGAGAAAACACAGAAGAATCGTCAGATGAGTGCACAGGTATGTGGGATATGTATCTCTATATGTCCTTATACACAACGTTTTATTAAGGATTCTTCCTGA
- a CDS encoding tetratricopeptide repeat protein yields MSAFQEGIRLYKEGRYAEAVEKLHAVTSVEHTNHKAWNALGVALSKTGDIDQSVICFENALQLDGANKTYLKNLDRAKVKRFEGIRIHPLVEDKSGGSKEIIGFSSQTILDKGQIQTIESVPSIMQTPNPISSSSVFSNLSNNEDQAKEFMDRALSLFGQASYHEMPDMMQETLSYVEKAISIKPDYYDAWQLKVSILISTGLNHVEDLVDALDACEHALAIKPDQAAMWYNKAGILESLGRYDEAISAYDKSYLNSSDEPLRLGLILMKKGAILEATDQSAQAVEVYEQVPVHDRFFGDAMEKKAEFLMNSGENDLALSTLRTAGMSYLKVHQYEKAIHVFDYLLTINQNDAEISYNKGITLLALNERNQSKDLLEDALRYFDIAVQAQPDNMSYLIQKGRCLLDLGRFEEGLQYLDRALWINPDDGITLMNKGIALYQLSRHEEALRYFDLVCSHYPEHSAAWIMKSRIHLDWKQYETALMDIEEAIRRSEDEPRTFAQRAIILRALGRETEAEEDEKKAQSLLEMTPE; encoded by the coding sequence ATGAGTGCATTCCAGGAAGGTATTAGATTATATAAAGAAGGACGGTATGCTGAAGCAGTTGAGAAATTGCATGCAGTTACTAGTGTAGAGCACACCAACCATAAAGCCTGGAATGCTCTTGGTGTAGCTTTGTCTAAAACGGGAGATATTGACCAGTCTGTGATCTGTTTTGAGAATGCTCTTCAGTTAGATGGTGCTAATAAAACGTATCTAAAAAACCTTGATCGAGCAAAGGTTAAGCGGTTTGAGGGAATCAGGATACATCCTTTGGTTGAGGACAAATCAGGAGGCTCAAAAGAAATTATTGGGTTTTCTTCTCAAACCATATTAGATAAGGGGCAGATACAGACAATTGAATCTGTACCATCAATAATGCAGACGCCAAATCCTATATCTTCAAGTTCTGTGTTTTCTAATTTAAGTAATAACGAAGATCAGGCAAAAGAATTCATGGATAGAGCCCTTTCTCTCTTTGGACAGGCATCATATCATGAGATGCCTGATATGATGCAGGAAACCTTATCCTATGTTGAAAAGGCAATATCAATCAAACCTGATTATTATGACGCTTGGCAATTGAAAGTCTCCATTTTGATTTCTACTGGATTGAATCATGTAGAGGATCTGGTTGATGCACTTGATGCATGTGAACATGCTCTTGCTATAAAACCAGATCAGGCAGCTATGTGGTATAACAAGGCCGGGATACTTGAAAGTCTTGGGCGGTATGATGAAGCAATTTCAGCATATGACAAGTCATATTTGAACTCTTCAGATGAACCCTTGAGACTCGGCCTTATATTGATGAAGAAAGGTGCCATACTTGAGGCCACAGATCAGAGTGCTCAAGCAGTAGAGGTATATGAGCAGGTCCCTGTTCATGATCGCTTTTTTGGGGACGCAATGGAAAAGAAGGCTGAGTTCCTTATGAATTCAGGCGAGAATGATTTGGCACTTTCAACTTTGAGAACTGCAGGTATGAGCTACCTGAAAGTACATCAATATGAAAAAGCGATTCATGTCTTTGATTACCTTCTTACTATCAACCAAAATGATGCCGAAATATCATATAATAAAGGTATAACTCTGCTTGCTCTTAATGAAAGGAATCAATCTAAAGATTTACTTGAGGATGCACTTCGTTATTTTGATATTGCAGTTCAGGCCCAACCCGATAATATGAGTTACCTTATCCAGAAAGGTCGTTGTCTTCTGGATCTTGGAAGGTTTGAGGAAGGTCTACAGTACCTTGACCGTGCCTTGTGGATAAACCCTGATGATGGGATTACTCTTATGAATAAGGGGATTGCCCTCTACCAGTTATCTCGTCATGAAGAGGCATTAAGGTACTTTGATTTAGTCTGTTCGCATTATCCTGAACATTCGGCAGCATGGATCATGAAATCACGAATTCATCTTGACTGGAAACAATATGAAACTGCTCTTATGGATATTGAAGAAGCAATAAGGCGGTCAGAGGATGAACCCCGTACTTTTGCTCAAAGAGCGATTATTCTTCGTGCTCTTGGTAGAGAAACGGAGGCTGAAGAGGATGAGAAAAAAGCGCAGAGTCTATTAGAGATGACTCCTGAATAA
- a CDS encoding BaiN/RdsA family NAD(P)/FAD-dependent oxidoreductase yields the protein MSVDISLIIVGGGPAGLFCALQAASENIDVLVLEKKRSCGNKLLISGSGQCNITHDGEIQQFLLHYGDNGSFLKPSLMNFGNQDLISFFNERGVPLEIEPGGKVFPISHKASDILDFLIHDCQKYGVRIKNSSPVTDVTYTDGRFQVTTDEDIVTSNYLVIATGGETYPATGSTGDGFTFASRLGHTVTETGSALTGIQVKDYRFSDLSGISFADLNITLFRDGKKIKTHIGDILFTHSGLSGPGILDFSRYIRPGDTLKVSFTPGIDTREMNEKLIKRISESGSKQLRTVLNGFRLPERVVRRLLELANVDPDLTGPHLTKKDRTNLVDLITACPFEVSKLGGHEEAMATRGGVNLSEVNPKTMESRIISGLFFVGEVLDIDGDTGGYNLQAAFSTAKLAGQRIHVLSEDEKH from the coding sequence ATGTCAGTGGATATTTCGCTTATTATCGTCGGAGGAGGGCCTGCAGGACTTTTTTGCGCATTACAGGCAGCGAGTGAAAATATAGATGTTTTAGTGCTTGAAAAAAAGCGTTCATGCGGAAATAAACTCCTGATAAGTGGATCTGGTCAATGCAATATCACTCATGATGGTGAAATTCAGCAATTTCTATTGCACTATGGTGATAATGGATCCTTTCTCAAACCCTCTCTTATGAATTTTGGAAATCAGGATCTTATCAGTTTTTTCAATGAAAGAGGGGTTCCATTGGAGATTGAACCTGGTGGAAAGGTGTTCCCAATCTCCCACAAAGCATCTGATATCCTTGATTTTCTTATTCATGATTGTCAGAAATACGGAGTTAGGATTAAAAATTCCAGCCCTGTAACTGATGTCACGTACACTGATGGCAGGTTTCAGGTAACAACTGATGAAGATATTGTTACCTCAAATTACCTGGTGATTGCCACAGGGGGAGAAACATATCCAGCGACGGGATCTACCGGTGATGGTTTTACATTTGCATCTCGTCTGGGCCATACAGTGACTGAAACTGGATCTGCACTTACTGGAATACAGGTAAAAGATTACCGTTTCTCCGATCTTTCAGGGATTTCTTTTGCTGACCTGAATATAACTCTTTTTAGAGATGGGAAAAAGATAAAAACCCACATTGGTGATATCCTTTTTACTCATTCAGGTCTTTCAGGACCTGGTATTCTTGATTTCTCCAGATATATCCGTCCGGGGGATACTCTCAAAGTCTCTTTTACACCAGGGATTGATACCCGGGAGATGAACGAGAAATTAATTAAACGGATTTCAGAATCTGGTAGTAAGCAGCTCCGGACAGTTCTAAATGGATTCAGACTCCCTGAAAGAGTTGTCAGGAGGCTACTCGAACTTGCGAATGTTGATCCAGATCTCACCGGTCCTCACCTAACAAAAAAGGATCGCACAAATCTTGTTGATTTGATTACCGCTTGTCCTTTTGAGGTTAGCAAACTCGGTGGTCATGAAGAGGCTATGGCTACCCGGGGAGGAGTAAATCTGTCAGAAGTTAATCCAAAAACCATGGAATCACGTATCATTTCAGGCCTCTTCTTTGTTGGAGAGGTTCTTGACATAGATGGTGATACTGGGGGATATAATCTTCAGGCTGCATTTTCAACAGCAAAATTAGCTGGACAGCGAATACATGTTCTTTCTGAAGACGAAAAACATTAA
- a CDS encoding winged helix-turn-helix transcriptional regulator, with the protein MNQKLNGYHCPVEAALVVIGGKWKALIIWQLKSGTLRFTELMDRLPMVTPRMMTKQLRELEEDAVITRTVYPEVPPRVEYALAPLGKSVVPVLDSLCVWGAEYLTSHGCPIQKKTCKKPEP; encoded by the coding sequence ATGAACCAGAAATTAAACGGATATCACTGCCCGGTTGAGGCTGCACTTGTGGTTATTGGTGGAAAATGGAAAGCACTTATCATTTGGCAGCTTAAATCCGGAACTCTGCGGTTTACAGAGTTAATGGACCGTCTTCCCATGGTCACCCCCAGGATGATGACTAAACAACTGCGTGAACTTGAAGAGGACGCTGTGATTACGAGAACCGTATATCCTGAAGTCCCTCCACGCGTTGAATATGCATTGGCACCTCTCGGAAAATCAGTTGTGCCGGTTCTAGACTCACTCTGTGTATGGGGTGCTGAGTATCTGACAAGCCATGGTTGCCCTATACAAAAGAAAACCTGTAAAAAACCAGAGCCCTAA
- a CDS encoding D-aminoacyl-tRNA deacylase yields the protein MNDKILLVSSLVDPAGSLIHEEIRRILYENPVLQEQYQHRQFDERLIYIEPSSLTTDADLIIFLSRHASKEPRSVLTVHVTGNFGNAVFGGNPGTLTPAATDMMHAILNRLAKEVPEGYEVTYEATHHGPTSLSIPSCFVEMGSTEREWKDRNAATAIARAVIEAEPEGVISLVGFGGTHYAQRQTEITLTTRGGFGHIMPTRDLVYLNQAMFDEMVSSSGAEAIYIDRKSVTRDDIERIEEYASKRDILIVGQSDLQNMIYISLSDYRHIKRLTEESLAGSGITIHGKIQGSDLTPITIPSDLLFEATKTDPEEFTAGIKSLPIIHLSGKGIAFYPTFITNQENALRITNELIHLCVSILHRNCICRFDGDCLIITKEKFDPGKAASLGIPPGPLFGRLMAGEVVLHEGREITPSMVKRMTEKKICIPGWGT from the coding sequence ATGAATGATAAGATTCTGTTAGTTAGTTCTCTTGTCGATCCGGCAGGCAGTCTGATTCACGAGGAGATCCGACGCATCCTATATGAGAATCCTGTACTTCAAGAACAATATCAACACAGACAATTTGATGAACGACTGATTTACATTGAACCATCTTCGCTCACAACCGATGCAGATCTCATCATCTTTCTCTCTCGTCATGCGAGTAAGGAGCCGCGATCAGTTCTTACGGTTCATGTTACTGGAAATTTCGGGAATGCTGTTTTCGGAGGAAATCCTGGAACTCTTACTCCTGCGGCAACAGACATGATGCATGCGATATTGAATCGTCTTGCGAAAGAAGTACCGGAGGGATATGAAGTTACCTACGAGGCGACTCATCATGGTCCGACATCTCTTTCGATACCTTCCTGTTTTGTAGAGATGGGAAGCACAGAGAGGGAATGGAAGGATCGAAATGCTGCAACAGCTATAGCCCGTGCTGTTATCGAAGCTGAACCTGAAGGTGTAATTTCTCTCGTTGGGTTTGGAGGAACTCATTATGCTCAGCGCCAAACCGAGATTACTCTCACTACAAGGGGTGGATTTGGGCATATCATGCCAACCAGAGATCTTGTTTATCTCAACCAAGCCATGTTTGATGAGATGGTCTCATCGTCTGGGGCAGAAGCAATCTACATAGATCGAAAATCTGTAACACGCGATGATATAGAACGAATTGAAGAGTATGCTTCAAAACGGGATATATTGATTGTGGGGCAGTCAGATCTGCAGAATATGATATACATTTCCCTTTCAGATTACCGGCACATAAAGAGGCTTACTGAAGAGAGCCTAGCCGGTTCTGGGATTACAATACATGGAAAGATCCAGGGATCTGATCTAACTCCAATAACAATACCTTCGGATCTCCTTTTTGAAGCAACAAAAACAGACCCCGAGGAATTTACGGCTGGAATAAAATCGCTTCCAATAATCCATCTATCAGGGAAAGGTATTGCTTTTTATCCCACATTCATTACCAATCAGGAAAATGCCCTCCGGATTACGAATGAATTAATACATCTCTGCGTATCAATCTTACATAGAAACTGTATCTGCAGATTTGATGGGGACTGTCTAATCATCACCAAAGAAAAGTTTGATCCAGGAAAGGCAGCATCTCTTGGCATTCCGCCCGGCCCATTGTTTGGAAGACTCATGGCCGGCGAGGTGGTGTTGCACGAGGGCAGGGAAATAACTCCTTCGATGGTGAAGAGGATGACAGAAAAGAAGATCTGCATTCCGGGATGGGGCACATGA
- a CDS encoding ABC transporter ATP-binding protein gives MSQNKTEYLSTCPPPLFECTNISICRGGTKVLDSLNLVIPNGEHVAILGPNGSGKSTLIKVLMKEIYPVQDEKYHCCKVFGKEQWHVFDLRAHFGIVSNDLQFTFTRSITGKEVMLSGFFSSIGLFNHKVTSEMEKKVYEVARFLNIESHLTRCISDLSSGEARRLIIGRALVHQPQVLILDEPTSSLDLHALHTLRKYLRKIAISGVTIILVTHQIHDIIPEINRIIMMKNGNLFSDGCKDSLLTSTNISQLFDIPITVKEENGYYYASGY, from the coding sequence ATGTCCCAGAACAAAACAGAATATTTATCCACATGTCCACCACCCTTGTTTGAATGCACCAACATCTCTATCTGTAGGGGTGGAACGAAAGTTCTTGATTCACTTAACCTGGTAATCCCTAATGGGGAGCATGTTGCAATTCTGGGGCCAAATGGATCAGGAAAATCCACTCTTATCAAAGTTCTCATGAAGGAAATCTATCCTGTTCAGGATGAGAAATACCATTGTTGTAAAGTATTTGGAAAGGAACAGTGGCATGTCTTTGACCTGCGAGCACATTTTGGAATTGTATCAAATGACCTTCAATTCACATTCACCCGATCGATCACAGGAAAGGAGGTCATGTTATCTGGATTCTTTAGCAGCATTGGTCTCTTCAACCATAAAGTAACCAGTGAGATGGAAAAGAAAGTATACGAAGTAGCCCGATTTTTAAATATTGAATCGCATTTAACAAGATGCATTTCTGATCTTTCATCAGGTGAAGCAAGACGGCTGATCATTGGACGTGCTCTGGTTCATCAACCACAGGTACTTATTCTTGATGAACCAACAAGCAGTCTTGACCTCCATGCTCTCCATACTCTGCGTAAATACCTTCGTAAGATTGCCATAAGCGGTGTTACAATCATTCTGGTTACTCATCAAATTCATGACATAATACCAGAAATCAACCGAATAATAATGATGAAAAATGGAAATTTATTTTCTGATGGCTGTAAGGATTCGCTTTTGACTAGTACAAATATCAGTCAGCTCTTTGATATACCTATTACTGTTAAGGAAGAAAATGGGTATTATTATGCTTCAGGATACTAA
- a CDS encoding flavodoxin family protein — MVSVPIFVGSPRKGNTLILALEAEKALRSKGISTEIIMLNDLSIMGCQACYSCKQKGNYSCLLQDDMQRIYNLIENADGAILATPIYFGGVTAQTKLWLDRLFPYLSMDLGSLLPRKIPLACIYTQNQPDPSYFTGAMKSFEFALGLIGFSLKNRVIGYDLDTGIKPMATEYPELMKKAWQAGNDLIS; from the coding sequence ATGGTATCTGTTCCTATTTTTGTTGGAAGTCCACGAAAGGGGAATACTCTCATCCTTGCATTAGAAGCCGAAAAAGCACTTCGCAGTAAGGGAATCTCAACTGAAATAATTATGCTCAATGATCTCTCTATTATGGGGTGTCAGGCCTGCTATTCATGTAAACAGAAGGGTAATTATTCCTGTTTACTTCAGGATGATATGCAAAGAATTTATAATCTCATCGAAAATGCTGATGGTGCCATCCTGGCGACACCAATATACTTTGGTGGTGTTACAGCTCAAACAAAACTCTGGCTTGATCGTCTTTTTCCATACTTAAGTATGGATCTTGGGAGTCTTCTTCCAAGGAAGATTCCATTGGCATGTATCTACACTCAAAATCAACCAGACCCCTCCTATTTTACCGGTGCTATGAAATCCTTTGAATTTGCTCTGGGACTTATTGGGTTTTCATTAAAGAACCGGGTTATTGGTTATGATCTTGATACTGGAATTAAACCAATGGCAACCGAGTACCCTGAACTTATGAAAAAAGCCTGGCAAGCAGGCAACGATCTTATCTCATGA
- the dmpI gene encoding 4-oxalocrotonate tautomerase DmpI, with translation MPVISVEIGPLTSEVKEELIKTLTKTASSITKIPESSFIVLVKEYPADAIGVGGIPLSKR, from the coding sequence ATGCCTGTGATATCTGTTGAGATTGGTCCTCTTACTTCTGAAGTGAAAGAAGAACTCATAAAAACACTTACAAAAACCGCTTCCTCAATAACAAAGATTCCTGAAAGTAGTTTTATTGTTCTTGTGAAAGAATACCCCGCAGATGCTATTGGGGTTGGAGGGATTCCACTCTCTAAACGGTGA
- a CDS encoding nitroreductase family protein, whose protein sequence is MTDIRINTNFCNGCAICAGVCAYGILDLGSEKKAMVKPGAEKFCSNCGLCEAICPKGAIQVNYENAGRVPDFSTERCPTTREMGLLITTRRSVRDYKKMSVPKEIFEEIFDIIRYAPTGMNGQSVHWIVISEPDEVAALVSRVIDWARMVIKTQPESVIAPILPVFVSAYDQGIDKICHGAPHVVIAHSPAENPVGFVDAIIAMTHLDLIAPSFGLGTCWAGIVQGALATSPTIRESIGIPENHAPHYAMMIGYPKYTFKRAPKRNSPKITWK, encoded by the coding sequence GTGACTGACATTAGAATTAATACAAATTTCTGTAACGGGTGTGCGATATGTGCCGGTGTATGCGCATATGGTATTCTTGATCTTGGATCTGAAAAAAAGGCAATGGTTAAGCCAGGGGCTGAAAAATTCTGTAGTAACTGCGGTCTGTGTGAAGCGATCTGTCCTAAAGGGGCAATACAGGTAAACTACGAGAATGCAGGACGAGTACCTGATTTTTCCACCGAGAGGTGTCCAACTACTAGAGAGATGGGATTACTCATAACCACTCGCAGGTCTGTTCGGGACTATAAAAAAATGTCAGTTCCTAAGGAAATATTTGAAGAAATCTTTGACATTATCAGGTATGCTCCGACCGGGATGAATGGTCAATCAGTTCACTGGATAGTGATATCTGAACCTGATGAAGTTGCTGCTCTGGTTTCAAGAGTTATAGATTGGGCTCGAATGGTTATCAAAACACAGCCTGAATCAGTGATTGCCCCTATTCTTCCGGTATTTGTCAGTGCCTATGATCAGGGAATTGACAAGATTTGCCATGGGGCCCCTCATGTGGTAATAGCCCATAGCCCTGCTGAAAACCCAGTAGGATTTGTTGACGCCATAATTGCAATGACTCATCTGGATCTTATAGCCCCATCATTTGGATTAGGAACCTGTTGGGCTGGAATCGTTCAGGGAGCCCTAGCAACATCACCTACAATTAGGGAGAGCATAGGAATCCCGGAGAATCATGCACCCCACTATGCAATGATGATTGGGTACCCAAAGTACACCTTCAAGAGAGCACCAAAGCGCAACTCTCCAAAGATTACCTGGAAATAA
- a CDS encoding DNA alkylation repair protein, with the protein MFSVDPIIKKVRRDLIENGHEEIRKGSKRFFKEDILCYGVKTATVGKIAKKYWGEIKNREKQEIFTLCQELYSSGYMEDAFVVSNWMANMSVQLTPADMPTIRSWVSTYITNWAMCDSFCNHAVGDLVDAYPECISELIAWTASDNRWMRRAAAVSLIIPAKHGKFLEESMRIADLLLTDEDDMVQKGYGWLLKEASRKHQQIIFEYVMRNKQKMPRTSLRYAIELMPGDLRKLAMLKDW; encoded by the coding sequence ATGTTTTCTGTGGACCCGATTATTAAGAAAGTCCGACGTGACCTTATAGAAAATGGTCATGAAGAGATACGAAAAGGATCTAAAAGATTTTTTAAGGAGGACATTCTGTGTTATGGGGTTAAAACAGCCACCGTGGGGAAAATCGCCAAGAAATATTGGGGAGAAATAAAAAATAGGGAAAAACAAGAGATTTTTACTCTTTGTCAAGAATTATATTCGTCTGGTTATATGGAGGATGCTTTTGTAGTTTCAAATTGGATGGCAAATATGTCCGTTCAACTTACTCCTGCGGATATGCCGACTATCAGATCTTGGGTTTCTACATATATAACCAACTGGGCTATGTGTGATAGTTTCTGTAATCATGCCGTAGGAGACCTGGTTGATGCATATCCTGAATGTATTTCAGAATTAATCGCATGGACTGCATCAGATAATCGTTGGATGAGAAGGGCCGCTGCGGTATCACTTATTATTCCAGCAAAACACGGAAAATTTCTGGAAGAGTCGATGAGGATTGCAGATCTGTTACTTACTGATGAAGATGATATGGTCCAAAAAGGCTATGGGTGGCTCCTAAAGGAGGCCAGTCGGAAGCACCAGCAGATTATATTTGAGTATGTCATGAGGAATAAGCAGAAGATGCCACGGACCTCGCTTAGGTATGCGATTGAATTGATGCCTGGAGATCTTCGAAAACTTGCAATGCTAAAAGACTGGTAA